From one Planktothrix agardhii NIES-204 genomic stretch:
- a CDS encoding type I restriction enzyme M protein: MITGELKSKVDKLWTTFWNNGISNPLSVIEQISYLLFIKRLDDLQLAQEKKIKRLGGPLENPTFTPENNHYRWSEFKHQESAAMLVTVRDYAFPFIKTIGKEGGTYAQHMKDAVFLIANAALLANVVAQIDLIFELLNQQASQSQDKTYIDLQGDLYEYMLSKLTTAGTNGQFRTPRHIIQMIVELMNPSAHEVICDPACGTGGFLVGVAEYLRQQKDSEGNYILHNPVNQKHFNQEMFHGFDFDATMLRIGSMNMMLHGIEDPKIEARDSLAEEHSEVSEAFTLILANPPFKGSLEANTIAKDLTKIINTKKTELLFAALFLRLLKKGGRGAVIVPDGVLFGSSNAHKTLRETLVENHKLDGVISMPSGVFKPYAGVSTAVLMFTKTGVGGTDGVWFYDMGADGLSLDDKRQPVEENDIPDIIAKWRDRNLNKDIDRSSKAFFVAKEEIVKNGYDLSINRYKEVEYGEVSYESPGLILGKLKLIEGEIMADLEVLEEMLGIV; this comes from the coding sequence ATGATAACAGGCGAGTTAAAATCCAAAGTTGATAAATTGTGGACAACCTTTTGGAATAACGGCATTAGTAACCCCCTGTCGGTGATTGAACAAATATCCTATTTACTGTTTATTAAACGCCTAGATGACCTACAATTAGCCCAAGAGAAGAAGATCAAACGCTTAGGGGGGCCATTAGAAAATCCCACTTTTACCCCAGAAAATAATCATTATCGTTGGTCTGAATTTAAGCATCAAGAATCTGCTGCTATGTTAGTTACGGTCAGGGATTATGCCTTTCCTTTTATCAAAACTATCGGTAAGGAAGGGGGGACTTATGCCCAACACATGAAGGATGCTGTATTTTTAATTGCTAACGCCGCCCTATTAGCAAATGTAGTAGCACAAATTGACCTAATCTTTGAATTACTCAATCAACAAGCGAGTCAATCTCAAGATAAAACCTATATAGATTTACAGGGAGATCTTTATGAATATATGTTATCAAAACTCACCACCGCCGGAACTAATGGACAGTTTCGCACTCCTCGCCATATTATTCAAATGATTGTCGAATTAATGAATCCTAGCGCCCATGAGGTAATCTGTGATCCCGCTTGTGGGACGGGGGGCTTTTTGGTGGGGGTGGCGGAATATTTGCGCCAGCAAAAAGATAGTGAGGGTAACTATATTTTGCATAATCCTGTTAATCAGAAGCACTTTAATCAGGAGATGTTTCACGGTTTTGACTTTGATGCTACCATGTTGCGAATCGGCAGTATGAATATGATGCTACATGGCATCGAAGATCCGAAAATTGAGGCGAGGGATTCCTTAGCAGAGGAGCATTCAGAAGTATCGGAAGCTTTTACTTTAATCTTAGCAAATCCGCCTTTTAAGGGATCGTTAGAAGCGAATACCATTGCTAAGGATTTAACCAAAATTATTAATACCAAAAAAACCGAGTTATTGTTTGCGGCGTTATTTTTGCGGTTATTAAAAAAAGGCGGAAGGGGGGCGGTAATTGTGCCGGATGGGGTGTTATTTGGTTCGTCTAATGCCCATAAAACCCTGCGTGAAACCCTTGTAGAAAATCATAAATTAGATGGGGTGATCTCCATGCCTTCGGGGGTTTTCAAGCCCTATGCTGGGGTTTCTACGGCGGTGCTGATGTTTACTAAAACGGGGGTAGGAGGTACGGATGGGGTTTGGTTTTATGATATGGGTGCGGATGGTTTATCGTTGGATGATAAGCGTCAACCTGTGGAAGAAAATGATATTCCTGATATTATTGCTAAGTGGCGCGATCGCAATCTAAACAAAGATATTGACCGCAGCAGTAAGGCTTTTTTTGTGGCGAAGGAGGAAATAGTTAAAAATGGTTATGATTTATCGATCAATCGTTATAAGGAGGTAGAATATGGGGAAGTTAGTTATGAGTCTCCGGGGTTGATTTTAGGTAAGTTAAAGTTAATTGAAGGGGAAATTATGGCGGATTTGGAGGTGTTAGAGGAAATGTTGGGTATAGTATAA
- a CDS encoding prevent-host-death family protein produces MKSYTLTQTRNQHGEVFDQAKVEPVLITEQKRPSYVILSAESYQKLIDKLEELEDLHWGQQAQTALTQSSMVGSEEFSTTLERFANG; encoded by the coding sequence ATGAAAAGCTATACCCTGACGCAAACCAGAAATCAACATGGTGAAGTCTTTGATCAAGCAAAAGTTGAGCCTGTGTTAATCACGGAGCAAAAACGTCCCAGCTATGTCATTCTTTCCGCAGAGTCTTATCAAAAACTAATTGATAAACTGGAAGAATTGGAAGATTTACATTGGGGGCAACAAGCACAAACTGCCCTAACTCAATCTTCAATGGTGGGAAGTGAGGAATTTAGCACAACTTTAGAAAGATTTGCCAATGGCTAA